CATGCCCATCACCAACACACCAGCGCAGAGCCATGGTAATGACTCCCACATGCTTATTGATAGCACGCAGAGCACTGATCCGGCTGCAGTAAATAAATACCCCAGTGCCAGCCCCGGCCGCCGCCCTATGTGATCCATCAGCCACCCCACAGGGTAGGCAGCAACGGCACGACCCAACATCATCATTGTAGGCGGTAGTCCTGCGGCACGATCTGTTCCACCCAGTTGTGCAGAAATAATCGGCAAGAGTGTAAACGACAAAATCATTGACGCGCTGAATAAACTCTGCGAGATAAACAACGTTGCCGTTACTCGCTGCTGCACCGAACGAGGAATTGTTGCTGTAGACATAAACCCTTTCGTTAAGAACTGGAATTAGGGCAATTCAAACCGGACCACATTTTGGCATTCTGTACTTAGACTTCAGTTGCTGACAATTACCTTTATCAGTAACTTCAAATTATATCTTATCACGTCCCAAATATAGGGTCAATTCTAAAGTGGCATTCTAATTTCCCGGTAGATTTATGGTCGAGTAGAGCCAATTCCGTTGACAACCACCTATGGAATAACTATAATGAAAATCGTTTACTTATGGCACCCCAAATCAGACCTTTGCTCTAATAGCAAGAATGGGATTCGTGCCAATAAATTGGGATTTATATTTGCTCACTCCAAGCCATTTCTATTTTTGGACAGAGCACGTTGTTATGCCCATATAGAAAACTAGTATAGAGAGGGCGGTGACGTGCTTTGACACAATTCAAAAGGATTCAAAAATGCCCAGAGAACTCATTGCTGTTGCACCACGCACACCTGTACTTCGTGAATATGAGGAGCCATCGCTTAACCCCGGAGAAGTGCGAATACGAAGTATCTTTTCCGCTCCCAAGCACGGATCCGAACTTCGCGGCTATCGTGCCGAAACGAAAGACCATACCTCCCCCTTTGAGTGGGAACGACGGATGCATGTCGGAGAAGGGGGTGCCCCGAAATTCCCGTCACGGTTAGGTAACATGACGATCGGCGAAGTGATCGAAGTCGGTGAAGATGTTACACGTTTTCAAATAGGGGATCGTGTTTTCGGACACCTGCCTATCCGCGAGACACACACCGCTAACGAAGATCGTTTAGAGGAAGCCCCGGATAGGATGTCCGCCGAAGCCATCGTGTATTCGGATCCGGCGGGTGTGGCACTCAGCCCGGTGCGGGATGCCAAAATCGGTCTCGGTGACCGTGTAGCGGTGTTTGGGCTTGGAGCGATCGGGCAGATGGCGATGCAGATTGCACGGCTTCAAGGCGCACGGTGGATTGCTGCAACCGACCCAATCCCCATCCGTCGCGAACTTGCCAAACGGCACGGTGCAGATGTGGTTATCGATCCAATTGCCGAAGATGCTGGACTAATCATCAAAGACCTAACAGACAAAGTCGGCGTCGATGTCTCTCTAGAAACAAGTGGCATTTATGGCGCACTAAACGATGCGTTGCGCGCCACAGGTTACATGGGGACCATCGTGTCCTCGGCGTATTACACAGGAGACGCTCGCGCATTAAGCCTTGAAGGGGAGTGGCATCGAAATCGATTGACGATGATTTCGACCCGTGATGTGAGCCAGCCCCTCCCTGGCCATCCGTTGTGGGACACACCGCGGCTGCATGCGGAAGCATTCGCACTGTTGCAGGAAGGGAGACTTTCGGTAGAAGGTTTAGTTTATCCAATTGTCCCGCTTAATGAGTCGGCAGAAGCCTATCGCGACATTGATGAAGCACCGGAGAAAAGTATCAAGCTGGGTGTGGTTTATGAAACCTAAAAGGAGATAGCAAAATGTCTGAGCGCAAAAAGATTGCAGCGATCATTACCGAATACCGTCCGGGGTCGCACGCCGATGTCATCGTCACCAAGTTCCTGAAAGGAATTCCAACGGACGATGGGTTGATTCAACCGCGTGTCGAAATTGCGTCGATGTATGTCGATCAGTTCCCCGAAAATGACCTGAGTCGCGGGTTCGCCGCAGCACATAACGTGCCAATCTATCCGAGTATCGTCAAGGCGTTGACGCTCGGTGGAAGCGAACTCGCTGTCGATGGTGTCCTCCTAATCGGGGAGCATGGCGACTACGCTTGGAACGAAAAAGACCAGCAACTCTATCCGCGCAAATACTTCATGGAACAGATCTGCGGCGTTTTCTCGACAAGCGGTAGAGGTGTCCCCGTTTTTAATGATAAACACCTTTCCTATAACTGGCGCGATGCCAAATGGATGTTTGACCGTGCGGCGCAACTCGGTGCACCGTTCATGGCAGGTTCATCGCTGCCTTTCGGTTATCGCAACCCGTGGTTGGAGCATCCGTTGGAAACCCCAATCACGGAGGCTGTCTCAATCGGCTATTCCGGACTCGATATCTACGGCTTTCATACGCTCGAAACGCTTCAGTGTATGGTCGAGCGGCGCGTTGGGGGCGAAACCGGTGTCGCAGCCGTGACCTGCTTGGAAGGTGATGCGGTATGGGAAGCGGGTAAAGCGGGCGCATGGTGGCGGGAAATCGCAGAAGCTGCTTGTGCACCAATTCAGAATAAACCGTCCGGAGCTATGGAGGATCACTGCGAAAATCCCGCGCTTTTCCTGCTAGAATATCGGGACGGATTTCGCGGCGCTGCCCTAATGCTGAACGGCTATGTAACAGATTTAGCTTACGCGGGACGGGTCGGTGGTGAGATCTACGGATCAGAATTCTATCTACACGGGGATCCACACCCACACTTCAGTTACCTCAGCTTGAACATCGAAGAGATGTTCGTCACCGGGCTCCCTACCTATCCAGTCGAACGGACATTGCTTACATCGGGTGTGCTAGAGGCCGCTTTGGACTCACGCCATCAAGGCTATATCCGACTCGAAACGCCACATCTTGATATCGCATACCGCTCCTACGATTCGATTCCTTGGCGTCCAACGGGACCGCGCCCTGTCGGTGCATCACTGGAACCGTTACCTGAATAATCTCTTTTTGGCATTGGACATCAAAAAGGATTCGTGGTATTTTGCACTAGCGTATGTCAAATGCCACAATCCTACTGAAATGGCACCGGAATCGTCTCACCATGCCACGGGAAGGCGTAGCTTGGATCATTCACAAAGCGCCGTATGCCGACCTCTAGCCTCACAGATGTCGAAGGCGGGAGTTCTACTGCAAAATACTTCCCATCGACTGGGATTTCTTTTTCCGCGTATTCTCGTTCCGACCGGAGCCATCCATAGGGATTTTGGCGCAACTCCTCTTGATTCATCTCTCGATATTTGAGCCCGGCAAACTGATGTTCCCCGAAAGCGCCTGCCTGCACGATGGCGTTTCGGGTTTCAGTGTTGCTGAGATTCACCAACTGGATTCCGACAGCATCTGACCCCAATTTATCGACGAGGGCAGCAACATCTTGCGGCAAGCCGGGGCGAGCGTTGTCGCGATCATAATAGCGCACAGTCGCTCGGAGGGCGCACCCAGCGTGACCTGTGTCAGCCCTTTCGTGAAAACGGGATTCGGCGGAAAGAAGTTTGTTGTAACAATTTCCTCGACAGTACGATCGTCAAGACGAATTTTATCGAAAGCCTCTACCGCCCATCGGTACTCCGCGCTCAGTATCTTCTCGGGCCAATCGGGATTCAACCCATCGTAGTATTGAAAGCGAGCAAATTCTGTCTCACCGCCGTTTTTCTCGCCACCCCTATCTCCAATTTCATTCCAATCGCGCTCGACCTCGCCATCCCGTATCCGCGTGATTAGCTCATAATCTTCGGTGGACATCGACGCATGATACAGGTGGGCAAGCTCCTGCATCCGCCACGGAATCGGACCCGTGTAGACACCTCTCTTGGGTAGAATACCATCGTTTGAAGGACCGACTGGTGGGTCATAACACCAACCATCAGGACCGTATCGCGTCGGCATAATAAGCTGCCCGTCTTCCCGTGTTATTGAATTTTCCAACAGCAACCGAATTTGCGAGCGGAGAAGTTCAAGATAACCGAAGTCACCGGTGAGTAGCAGGGCACATTCCGCAGCGATGGTGAGCGAGTGAAACATGATATTATACCCTTGATAGTGATTCCAGCCATACTGTCCACCCCACCACACACCGTTGCGGTGCTCACCAATCTTTCCGGTAGGTCCCACGTTGTCGGGCATAATCCCGTTATTGCGCCGCATCCGATCCAGCCAAGCTTCCGTATATTCCAATACCCACCGCTTGTACTTCTCATCACCCGTATACAGGTAAGCATTGGTGACGAGTGCGGTAGCACCTAAACTATTAGGAGTGTCGGACTGTAACACCATCTTCTCAAACAGTTCGACAATCTCTTCCCTGCGTTTTGGGTCTTCATACCAATTCAGTTCAAGGTCTTCGACGATTGGATAAAGGCTCGCACGCACACCGTAATAGTTGACCTCCCCGCCTAGAAATCTTCCGGCGAGTAGCATGGTGTTCGCTAAATTCGCATCTGCATGTAATCTCGGTCCCTGACTGGAGTGAAACGGAGATCGGAGGATTTTGTATTCCGGGTCATAATTAGGGGCTTCCGGATCCTCACCGGTAAACATCGCAGCAAATCTCCGTGCCCGGCGGACGTTCTCCGAAACCGTAGGACAAGCAACACCAAAATCGTAGAACGCCATGTTGCCTTCGCCGAGATGATGCCACTCCGTAGATTGCGCCAGATTCCAGAACTCGTTGTGCATCGACGGCCTGAACACTTTTGTGAAATCGTTATGTCGAAGGCGATGATTGAAGCTATCATCGCTGATTCGGGTCGTCGCATTCCAGCCCTGTAGCGCAAGGTTGAGTACGCTCTCATCGGCACCGATGGCGTAGAACAGGCACCAGTTGTAGAACTGCTCATACAAATCGTCAAAGTCCTCGGCGAAGTAAAGCGCACCCCCCGGTTCCGTGTATTTCTTGACCATTATGGGCGCCGCTTCCTCCATGAGGTCGATCAGGTTACGCTCCATTAGTGCCCATCCGGGCGGGGCAGAAATATCGGTTGCCTTGATGGTAACCATTTCAGGCATGGAAACTCCATTTGTGGAAACGCTTGTCGTCATCCTTCACTCCCTGTTTTTGCTCCTTTTGGAGAACGTCTTCCAAATTCGTGATTGGTTGGTCGGAAGCCATGAGAAAATACAAGAAATAGCCGCCGTCTATGTGCCGATTCGTGCTACATCACTGAGTCATCTACCAAGCAACCCAACCGCCATCGACAGCGATAGTTTGTCCCGTCACCCAGTTGGCAGCGTCCGAAGCGAGATACAGCACTGCACCGACAACTTCTTCGACCTCACCAACTCGTCCCATCGGAATGCGACGCACGACATCTTCGTAAAACTCCTTGCGCTTTAGGAGTTCATTCGCTAGTGGTGTCCGTGTAAAT
This genomic interval from Candidatus Poribacteria bacterium contains the following:
- a CDS encoding zinc-binding alcohol dehydrogenase, which produces MPRELIAVAPRTPVLREYEEPSLNPGEVRIRSIFSAPKHGSELRGYRAETKDHTSPFEWERRMHVGEGGAPKFPSRLGNMTIGEVIEVGEDVTRFQIGDRVFGHLPIRETHTANEDRLEEAPDRMSAEAIVYSDPAGVALSPVRDAKIGLGDRVAVFGLGAIGQMAMQIARLQGARWIAATDPIPIRRELAKRHGADVVIDPIAEDAGLIIKDLTDKVGVDVSLETSGIYGALNDALRATGYMGTIVSSAYYTGDARALSLEGEWHRNRLTMISTRDVSQPLPGHPLWDTPRLHAEAFALLQEGRLSVEGLVYPIVPLNESAEAYRDIDEAPEKSIKLGVVYET